One stretch of Oceanipulchritudo coccoides DNA includes these proteins:
- a CDS encoding tetratricopeptide repeat protein, producing the protein MNFSKLRILILVIIVAVFVSIGGVFIFREPIKQTVNGIRSERLVSKAEEAFSQELWEQAARQGKAAYYLDSENKAVQLLVARALLKQRDRSAVDWWKLVIDEPDLPIDELRLLTEVLLTAGELEDGTTFLGRLMILDGENPETRRLWLTALQMERRYSRMMSLAGELAGSGSEDWSIHQLHMSMQENFYGEKGEELVIDHLRRLIEEDGPLSLRAARELAAHPTVDTKTRLLATDYLEEHPQDDLDILYGRSVAVKSGALDRDELFPILDQILEAPSSEELQELTRWATWMDAVSWFLDTVSWETFIGTGANGELYLRLLYNQGAYDRLLTLTEREYKDRQAGSSALLYYRAAALEQLGFLDEASAALELAIDVVNPTETTEIEGFLVRDNRWDLLVKLYEIILKDEGGNPIYLLKALGAYYYIGDQTNLERILEQIELGEYDAEPGKASFILYLRLLLEGYRPELNRRLESLLTQYPEVFEFRLVLGVSYLLQGRQDVASGFLQGMPELGRTSPRFLRVAAILLGVSRESLIFPEESEFLLPREAFLLSQPRGQSTPQEGGE; encoded by the coding sequence ATGAACTTTTCAAAACTACGCATACTTATCCTCGTCATCATTGTCGCGGTCTTCGTTTCAATCGGGGGAGTTTTTATTTTCCGTGAGCCGATTAAGCAGACCGTGAATGGGATCCGGTCGGAGCGCCTTGTTTCCAAGGCCGAGGAAGCTTTTTCACAGGAATTGTGGGAGCAGGCCGCACGACAGGGAAAAGCGGCCTATTATCTGGATAGTGAAAACAAGGCCGTCCAGCTTCTGGTGGCTCGTGCTTTGCTGAAACAGCGTGATCGCTCGGCAGTCGATTGGTGGAAGCTGGTCATCGACGAGCCGGACCTGCCGATCGATGAACTGCGCTTGTTGACGGAGGTGTTGTTAACTGCCGGGGAACTGGAGGATGGAACGACTTTTCTCGGCCGCCTGATGATTTTGGACGGCGAAAATCCGGAGACCCGTCGGCTATGGCTGACGGCCCTGCAAATGGAGCGTCGATATAGCCGAATGATGAGTCTGGCAGGCGAGCTGGCAGGTAGTGGCAGCGAGGACTGGTCGATTCACCAGCTCCACATGTCGATGCAAGAGAACTTTTATGGTGAAAAGGGCGAGGAACTGGTGATCGATCACCTGCGCAGACTCATTGAGGAGGACGGACCCCTTTCCTTACGCGCTGCACGTGAATTGGCAGCCCACCCGACTGTCGACACAAAGACACGTCTTCTGGCGACTGATTATCTGGAGGAGCATCCTCAGGATGATCTGGATATATTATATGGGCGCAGCGTCGCGGTGAAGTCTGGTGCTCTGGATCGCGACGAGCTCTTCCCGATTCTCGACCAAATCCTGGAAGCTCCCAGTAGTGAGGAATTACAGGAACTGACCCGTTGGGCTACCTGGATGGACGCTGTTTCCTGGTTTCTGGACACGGTTTCCTGGGAAACCTTCATCGGCACGGGCGCCAACGGGGAACTCTACCTGCGTCTTCTTTATAATCAGGGGGCCTACGATCGCCTTTTGACCCTGACGGAACGAGAATACAAAGATCGGCAAGCAGGGTCCTCTGCGCTCCTCTATTACCGTGCCGCAGCCCTTGAGCAGTTGGGATTTCTGGATGAGGCCAGTGCTGCCCTTGAATTGGCTATCGATGTCGTGAATCCTACAGAAACAACCGAGATTGAAGGATTTCTCGTGCGTGACAACCGATGGGACCTGCTTGTTAAGCTCTATGAAATCATTCTAAAGGATGAGGGGGGCAATCCGATTTACCTCTTAAAAGCGCTCGGGGCCTACTATTATATTGGAGACCAGACCAATCTTGAACGGATTCTCGAGCAGATTGAACTTGGGGAATACGATGCCGAGCCAGGCAAGGCCAGTTTCATTCTATACTTGCGCCTGCTTTTGGAAGGCTATCGTCCAGAATTAAACCGGCGTCTTGAGTCGCTCCTGACCCAGTATCCCGAGGTATTCGAGTTTCGTCTTGTCCTTGGGGTTTCGTATCTCTTGCAGGGCCGTCAGGATGTGGCCTCTGGATTTCTTCAGGGAATGCCTGAACTCGGTCGGACATCGCCTCGTTTCCTTCGGGTTGCCGCAATCCTGCTCGGTGTTTCCCGAGAATCTCTCATTTTCCCGGAAGAGAGTGAATTCCTTCTGCCGCGTGAGGCCTTTTTACTCAGCCAGCCGAGGGGTCAATCCACTCCTCAAGAAGGCGGAGAATAG
- a CDS encoding MraY family glycosyltransferase, translating into MVITSVAQVYLFVSGLAVSIAATAAFTILVKHLALRWNLVDQPNHRSVHKKPIPRVGGVAIVGGFIVGLTYFYGLQILVPQWAWIIDFPDKWILVGAGIMFLLGLTDDLLQIKPRVKLFFQALAAFVVVAGGFRFQIPFLYFQDWGMMNEIIAAAITFVWIIGIINAVNLMDGMDGLAAGMGVIAISSLTIALAVNGYGPDIVLVTAFIGALVGFLLYNTYPASIFMGDSGSLFLGFILATFSLPTAGAQVGGLSYLVPILALGLPILDTLTSIIRRGLKGNGIFTADRDHIHHRLFKDRGERQRSTVFILYAVNAIFGVMAILILSSRAMAQVTLVLSLTAIFCLLFLLKLGYIQIKQESSTRKTQILN; encoded by the coding sequence ATGGTCATAACTTCTGTCGCACAAGTTTATTTGTTTGTTTCAGGGCTTGCTGTCAGTATCGCCGCAACGGCTGCGTTTACTATCCTGGTCAAACATCTGGCACTTCGCTGGAACCTTGTGGATCAACCGAATCACCGGAGCGTTCACAAGAAACCAATCCCCAGAGTGGGTGGAGTCGCCATCGTTGGCGGGTTCATCGTGGGGCTCACGTACTTCTACGGACTGCAGATCCTGGTCCCCCAATGGGCATGGATCATCGACTTTCCGGACAAGTGGATACTTGTGGGAGCCGGTATCATGTTCTTACTCGGACTGACCGATGACCTCCTGCAAATCAAACCGCGGGTAAAACTCTTCTTCCAGGCACTGGCCGCCTTTGTCGTGGTAGCGGGCGGCTTCCGCTTCCAGATTCCGTTCCTCTATTTCCAGGACTGGGGAATGATGAACGAGATTATCGCTGCAGCGATCACCTTTGTCTGGATCATCGGCATCATAAACGCAGTCAACTTGATGGATGGAATGGACGGGTTGGCTGCCGGGATGGGCGTTATTGCCATCAGTAGCCTGACCATAGCGCTTGCCGTTAATGGGTACGGGCCAGACATCGTCCTTGTGACGGCTTTCATCGGAGCCCTTGTAGGCTTCCTGCTGTACAACACCTATCCTGCAAGTATTTTCATGGGAGACTCCGGGAGCTTGTTCCTGGGCTTTATTCTGGCCACGTTTTCCCTTCCTACGGCGGGCGCCCAAGTCGGCGGCCTGTCCTATCTGGTTCCGATTCTGGCCCTCGGGCTTCCCATCCTTGACACCCTGACCTCGATCATCCGGCGCGGGCTCAAGGGAAATGGAATCTTCACCGCGGATCGCGATCATATTCACCACCGACTCTTCAAGGACCGTGGAGAACGCCAACGTTCAACGGTCTTCATCCTGTACGCGGTAAATGCAATTTTTGGCGTCATGGCCATTCTCATTCTGAGCTCACGGGCAATGGCCCAGGTCACCCTGGTCCTCTCTCTCACTGCCATTTTCTGTCTTCTGTTCCTGCTGAAGCTCGGTTACATACAAATCAAGCAAGAATCCTCAACTCGTAAGACACAGATCTTAAACTAA
- a CDS encoding sensor histidine kinase produces MGAFQESRPSPSSKPDPEILVCPEDVDWIFDVDTLHSAGGEALIRRNGLEEPPRDSPHHPFNLSASSTTVWDQTVRKLSMAAGESHLVLTAHSNSEAQEIVFYARVAGFREKGLPRIAATFQRINQSSYQSVADNVRQNWLYLLHEIKNPLSILKAADDIEYMELQKAEKDPSRSAQTRRFAITCLEDHLRNGVFLATEDSRMIPNNPEPLDLKLFMEDLRESFELILGMENNNIELKLDIEAFQVARIDRTLLSQLLNNLLLNKINLLQNETVTLDCSLASSRSDGSGTLLVITIEDEGPAFPAEVLQEQESDPNLEGLLRIQRNSGLGLPICRRIASVMGGEIKFYNDAPKTRIRIWLPLS; encoded by the coding sequence ATGGGCGCATTCCAAGAGAGTCGTCCGTCTCCTTCTTCCAAACCTGATCCTGAAATACTGGTCTGCCCCGAAGATGTCGACTGGATATTCGATGTAGATACTCTGCATTCTGCCGGAGGGGAGGCACTTATCCGGAGGAACGGACTTGAAGAACCACCCCGGGACTCTCCCCACCACCCTTTCAACTTAAGTGCGAGCTCGACAACCGTCTGGGACCAGACTGTGCGAAAGCTCTCCATGGCAGCGGGGGAATCACACCTCGTGTTGACCGCACACAGTAATTCTGAGGCACAGGAAATTGTCTTTTATGCACGGGTGGCGGGATTCCGGGAAAAAGGATTACCCAGAATTGCGGCAACCTTTCAGCGTATCAACCAATCAAGTTATCAATCAGTGGCGGACAATGTCCGCCAAAATTGGTTATACCTGCTCCATGAAATCAAGAATCCCCTTTCCATTTTAAAGGCAGCCGACGACATCGAGTACATGGAACTCCAGAAAGCCGAAAAGGACCCCAGCCGTTCCGCCCAAACCCGGCGATTCGCGATTACCTGCCTTGAGGATCATCTTCGCAACGGGGTATTTCTGGCGACCGAAGATTCCCGGATGATCCCCAACAATCCCGAGCCGCTCGATCTCAAGCTGTTCATGGAGGATCTCAGGGAATCCTTCGAGTTGATCCTGGGAATGGAGAATAACAATATCGAGCTGAAGCTTGATATCGAGGCCTTTCAAGTGGCTCGAATTGACCGGACGCTCCTCTCGCAACTGCTGAACAATCTGCTCCTGAATAAAATCAACCTTTTGCAGAATGAGACGGTGACCCTCGATTGCTCCCTTGCTTCCTCGAGGAGCGATGGGTCGGGGACCCTTCTTGTGATTACAATCGAGGATGAAGGCCCGGCCTTTCCGGCCGAAGTTCTTCAGGAACAAGAGAGCGATCCCAACCTTGAAGGCCTCCTGCGCATCCAGCGAAATTCCGGATTGGGCTTGCCCATCTGCCGGCGAATTGCCTCTGTGATGGGGGGGGAGATCAAATTCTACAATGATGCGCCAAAAACCCGGATCCGCATCTGGCTTCCCCTCAGCTGA
- a CDS encoding exosortase/archaeosortase family protein, which produces MTGNKSLQSLLNEAVTAVLALTIVWVILITQVRHHWGGESYYNFGMFVPFLSIWLVLRNLDSLPRSVTGSLRPNLIIAGLSLLLILPFHAVSEVNPFWRLPLWIQASGLVLFTGSVVHSLYGWKGVKAAVFPVFFLSTMIPWPYRMELLIVQNLTQVVVELAVNGLHFLGYPVEVAGRSLVLGDLSIGVNEACSGIRSLQALFMVTLFLGSLFGQSVPRRALAVLLLPFVVIIVNTGRAIFLSIQVIVNGQEAYDSWHDPAGYIAFGISMVLIYACIELLNVGSDESRQSQGVDFQNLVSVWKASSFRKSVVWFMVFPVILFVLVEGWFLYHEATAPPESGWSFNLPEEEEGIIRYETIHPQIESALGYGYGSRFLMRFSRTSGGEFYYYGYGPEDKLASVSSYGHSPAICMEAIGATMLKQFPNIVFQKEGLAIPVTHYLFELHSNNKQLHVFWIVWERRNMDINPEDLKELNYKTQWIQLLKGRRDFSRQVLLASLVGVQDSDEARQTILRLLEEWIDPSAG; this is translated from the coding sequence ATGACAGGAAATAAAAGCCTCCAGTCCCTTCTCAATGAAGCTGTGACAGCTGTTCTTGCTCTCACAATTGTATGGGTTATTCTCATTACACAGGTGAGGCATCATTGGGGCGGGGAATCCTACTACAACTTCGGCATGTTTGTTCCATTCCTGTCGATCTGGTTGGTTCTGAGAAATCTGGATTCGTTGCCCCGTAGCGTTACCGGATCCCTTCGCCCCAACCTGATCATAGCAGGCCTTTCCCTGCTTCTTATCCTGCCCTTTCACGCCGTATCCGAAGTCAATCCTTTCTGGCGTCTTCCGCTCTGGATCCAGGCCAGCGGATTGGTTCTTTTTACGGGAAGCGTTGTTCACTCCCTGTATGGATGGAAGGGAGTAAAGGCCGCCGTCTTTCCCGTCTTTTTTCTCTCAACGATGATCCCCTGGCCCTACCGGATGGAATTGCTCATCGTTCAGAATCTTACCCAGGTGGTCGTTGAGTTGGCGGTTAACGGATTGCACTTTCTTGGATATCCGGTCGAAGTGGCTGGCCGGAGTCTTGTCCTGGGAGACCTGAGTATTGGGGTCAACGAAGCCTGTAGCGGCATTCGCTCCCTGCAGGCTCTCTTCATGGTCACCTTGTTTCTTGGCAGCTTGTTTGGTCAAAGTGTGCCGCGGCGAGCGCTTGCCGTTCTCCTGCTTCCCTTTGTAGTCATTATCGTCAACACAGGCAGGGCCATCTTCCTTTCCATCCAAGTCATTGTTAACGGCCAGGAAGCCTATGATTCATGGCACGACCCGGCTGGATACATTGCCTTCGGGATCAGCATGGTGTTGATCTATGCCTGCATTGAACTCTTGAATGTGGGCAGTGATGAAAGTCGCCAATCACAAGGAGTTGACTTTCAAAACCTGGTCTCGGTCTGGAAAGCTTCATCCTTCAGAAAAAGCGTGGTCTGGTTTATGGTTTTCCCAGTCATCCTGTTTGTCTTGGTCGAAGGCTGGTTCCTGTATCACGAAGCCACCGCTCCGCCCGAATCCGGCTGGTCCTTCAATCTTCCCGAAGAGGAGGAAGGAATCATCCGCTACGAGACGATTCATCCACAAATCGAATCTGCCCTAGGATATGGATATGGATCTCGTTTCCTGATGCGGTTCTCCAGGACCAGCGGCGGCGAATTCTACTACTATGGATACGGTCCTGAGGATAAACTGGCCAGTGTTTCCTCCTACGGGCACTCACCCGCCATCTGCATGGAGGCTATCGGGGCAACCATGCTCAAACAATTTCCCAATATTGTTTTCCAGAAAGAGGGCCTCGCTATCCCCGTCACGCATTATCTGTTTGAGCTGCACTCAAACAATAAACAACTGCACGTCTTCTGGATTGTTTGGGAGCGCCGGAATATGGACATTAACCCGGAGGACCTCAAGGAACTGAACTACAAAACCCAATGGATTCAGTTACTGAAAGGAAGGCGCGACTTCAGCCGACAGGTCCTGCTGGCGAGCCTTGTAGGCGTTCAAGATAGCGATGAGGCAAGGCAGACTATTCTCCGCCTTCTTGAGGAGTGGATTGACCCCTCGGCTGGCTGA
- a CDS encoding polysaccharide biosynthesis protein, with product MKFRIFHFLRTLTNQLLLGRTLVLCLIYSGVFAVSLWTAYLLRFDFVIPEGYQTEFINAFPVMALIKLLMLFMFGQFGVLLSYFRLPDLYRIATGLTIASLLFVKAWYLFPELPIPPRSVLLADYILSLFFVAGFRTSLRVYRERALPDKKGLSKSKRVVIIGAGRTGADLAYDLLSRAGVGLRPVVFLDDDKSKWNHQVHGIPVVGASNDLDSLRDRFGVQGVIIAMSSASARRILEITEKAQALGMSTDIMPSVTELATGKVRASRIRPVEIEDLLGRDPVNLDTEDIRTLIQNKVVMVTGAGGSIGSELCRQIALNNPKRLILVERCEVQLYGIEMDLKQSRYGGANLLPLIGDVCDEPRLRDIFTRYRPHLVFHAAAHKHVPIMEHQPTEALKNNTFGTRLLARMSSEFEVERFILISTDKAINPTNVMGASKRLAEIFLQSYNGSQEGKTRFMAVRFGNVLGSSGSVVPLFRKQIAFGGPVTVTHPEVIRYFMTIPEASGLVLQCATQASGGEIFVLDMGKPIKIVDLARRMIQLSGYEPERDIEINFVGLRPGEKLFEELQHVGEEYSPTHHPRILRFTGEPYPLSEVETFLRHMKAQFGQADPDKIKQEMHQFIPEYSPYLD from the coding sequence ATGAAATTCCGGATCTTTCATTTTCTTCGCACCTTGACGAACCAGCTCCTGCTGGGCCGCACCTTGGTCCTTTGTTTGATCTACAGTGGCGTGTTTGCAGTCAGCTTGTGGACGGCCTACCTGCTCCGATTTGATTTTGTTATTCCGGAGGGATACCAGACAGAGTTTATCAATGCCTTTCCGGTTATGGCTTTGATCAAGCTTCTCATGCTGTTCATGTTCGGACAGTTTGGCGTCTTGCTCTCCTATTTTCGTCTGCCCGACCTGTATCGAATCGCCACGGGGCTGACAATTGCCTCCCTGTTGTTTGTCAAAGCGTGGTATTTATTCCCTGAGCTACCGATTCCACCGCGCAGTGTATTGCTCGCGGATTATATTTTAAGCCTGTTTTTTGTAGCTGGTTTCCGCACATCCCTGCGCGTGTATCGGGAACGTGCCTTGCCGGACAAGAAAGGTCTTTCCAAGAGCAAGCGAGTGGTGATTATCGGAGCAGGCCGGACAGGTGCGGACTTGGCATACGACCTGTTGAGCCGGGCCGGTGTTGGCCTCCGGCCGGTTGTTTTTCTGGATGACGACAAGAGCAAGTGGAACCATCAGGTGCACGGGATCCCGGTTGTCGGGGCCTCGAATGACTTGGATTCCTTGCGGGACCGTTTTGGTGTTCAGGGAGTGATTATCGCCATGTCCTCAGCATCAGCGCGGCGGATTCTTGAAATCACGGAGAAAGCGCAAGCCCTTGGAATGTCGACCGACATCATGCCCTCGGTTACGGAACTTGCCACTGGCAAAGTCCGCGCCTCGCGCATTCGTCCGGTAGAAATTGAGGATTTGCTTGGCCGTGATCCCGTAAACCTGGACACGGAGGATATCCGGACCCTGATTCAGAATAAGGTTGTCATGGTGACCGGTGCCGGGGGCAGTATCGGGAGCGAGTTGTGCCGGCAAATTGCCCTCAACAACCCGAAGCGCCTTATTCTGGTGGAGCGTTGCGAGGTGCAACTTTACGGGATTGAAATGGATCTCAAGCAGAGCCGCTATGGTGGGGCCAATCTCCTTCCGCTGATCGGGGATGTATGCGACGAGCCGCGCTTGCGCGATATCTTTACCCGCTACCGTCCACATCTGGTTTTTCATGCAGCGGCCCACAAGCATGTTCCGATCATGGAGCACCAGCCTACGGAGGCCCTCAAGAACAACACCTTTGGGACACGGCTTCTGGCTCGAATGTCAAGTGAGTTTGAGGTCGAGCGCTTTATCTTGATTTCGACTGACAAGGCCATCAACCCGACCAATGTCATGGGAGCGAGCAAGCGTCTGGCGGAGATTTTCCTGCAGAGCTACAACGGCAGCCAGGAAGGCAAAACGCGTTTTATGGCGGTCCGGTTCGGCAATGTCCTTGGTTCATCGGGGAGTGTTGTTCCCTTGTTCCGCAAACAGATTGCCTTTGGTGGGCCGGTAACGGTGACCCATCCGGAGGTGATCCGATATTTCATGACGATACCGGAAGCTTCCGGATTGGTTCTGCAGTGTGCCACGCAAGCTTCCGGGGGTGAGATTTTCGTCCTCGATATGGGCAAGCCGATCAAGATTGTCGATTTGGCGCGTCGGATGATTCAGCTCTCTGGCTACGAGCCGGAACGGGATATCGAGATAAATTTTGTCGGCTTACGTCCGGGGGAGAAGTTGTTCGAAGAGCTCCAGCATGTTGGGGAAGAGTATTCCCCTACACATCATCCCCGAATTCTGCGCTTCACGGGGGAGCCTTATCCTCTCAGCGAAGTGGAGACCTTCCTGAGGCACATGAAGGCGCAATTCGGGCAAGCTGACCCCGATAAGATCAAACAGGAAATGCACCAGTTTATTCCTGAATATTCCCCGTACCTCGACTGA
- a CDS encoding PEP-CTERM sorting domain-containing protein (PEP-CTERM proteins occur, often in large numbers, in the proteomes of bacteria that also encode an exosortase, a predicted intramembrane cysteine proteinase. The presence of a PEP-CTERM domain at a protein's C-terminus predicts cleavage within the sorting domain, followed by covalent anchoring to some some component of the (usually Gram-negative) cell surface. Many PEP-CTERM proteins exhibit an unusual sequence composition that includes large numbers of potential glycosylation sites. Expression of one such protein has been shown restore the ability of a bacterium to form floc, a type of biofilm.), with protein MNKLLKLAICTGIISPICASAQLITVSEPSTSASFNALVALMAADEAALGTGAGEANASIFSEVHWDTSANAWVTGSLSNDNNDLNFELIDINFQYFIQTGNNIDIGFVGNENWDLDELFVNAYALGDLGNSDPRVSLFDYSDNVAANNTPGDTARLSLTQGTDAPIVLEFEHINQTSSPLGPLYQSSEIRFKMYQGVNVDGNGAITDYKNDEWLFGINDRNKNFDKDSDDGYFFINGDIRPVPEPSQIAALSLLGLGALLIIRRRILKRVK; from the coding sequence ATGAATAAATTACTAAAGCTTGCTATCTGTACGGGGATCATCTCCCCCATCTGCGCTTCTGCACAACTTATCACGGTCAGTGAACCATCGACCAGCGCCTCTTTCAATGCCTTGGTTGCCTTGATGGCAGCGGACGAAGCTGCCCTTGGAACCGGAGCAGGTGAAGCCAACGCTTCCATCTTTTCCGAAGTCCACTGGGACACCAGCGCCAATGCCTGGGTGACGGGTTCACTGTCTAACGACAATAACGACCTGAACTTTGAGCTGATCGACATCAACTTCCAGTACTTCATCCAGACCGGTAACAATATCGATATCGGCTTTGTCGGTAACGAAAACTGGGATTTGGACGAACTGTTTGTTAACGCATACGCTCTGGGAGATCTCGGAAACTCCGACCCACGCGTCAGCCTCTTCGACTACAGTGACAATGTGGCCGCAAACAACACGCCTGGTGACACTGCACGTTTGTCCCTGACTCAGGGAACGGACGCTCCGATCGTTCTGGAATTCGAGCACATCAACCAGACGAGCAGCCCATTGGGACCATTGTATCAATCCAGTGAGATCCGTTTCAAAATGTACCAAGGCGTCAATGTTGACGGAAATGGTGCGATTACGGATTACAAAAATGACGAGTGGCTGTTCGGTATCAATGACCGCAACAAGAACTTCGACAAGGATAGTGATGATGGATACTTCTTCATCAATGGCGACATCCGCCCTGTCCCGGAACCGTCTCAGATTGCTGCCTTGAGCCTCCTCGGCCTCGGCGCTCTCCTGATCATCCGCCGTCGAATCCTGAAACGCGTCAAATAA
- a CDS encoding tetratricopeptide repeat protein has translation MKARVILIPIVVLVAAVAIYSIFSIKGSPVSDRLTMDSLAGLSESEQDEILEEAFSGGFLPNGEEVEILVWAFANRGEQAQAMLQKYSREFSNLPRHLSDAALQLFKEMNPDAGLAALSLARELYPNDPDVLGVTGVIAFLGGRELDARQFLEEAESWRQHRPLVDFYLGGILILSESTADRTRGKNLLMRVVNGDDPEFRELAGLSLLGNSGIPMIRQDVESVFGQLSEDSVFRAGNSNLSAEVIRILLNRIVPFLPTEALELADLLMEYPGRTAQDQLGIIQLAQSLGNTQKAEDYLLRLEKEDTFAEGSPEFLRLERVKAIQLIMEQQFEQALKAIQTIVKTQDDSPELQNMFKTAMAYEVPLEIERELLRTYLEIPVSNVRTSLNVTSRLMAIDPLGEDQWISYATKNLLHLDPIRVGQWLTSIGASEKIIDYLGSKEEKTSNEYLLLVNSYLEVENPDDAQAALALSENTIDPAIVAYFRARIYDQQDKKEEAFSYWKDAYQYAVRGNTFPLLKNLGILAGRLDQPVSALQALYTAFSSGVPFSSDEAAELLNLTLEYGNLSQSIEIASYLAEENPEENDYANNLAYFNFLAERNLEDSIEKMRVIVEDSPDVPEYRLTLALGLLKAGRINEADRLVQSTDVDWNKMGTRGKMVYAVVLTATDKRTLAEGLIQNMNLEDLIPEEKALLEAF, from the coding sequence ATGAAAGCCAGGGTCATCCTAATCCCCATCGTCGTCCTAGTTGCGGCAGTCGCCATTTATTCCATCTTTTCGATCAAAGGTTCTCCTGTTTCTGACCGATTGACCATGGACTCCCTTGCCGGGCTTTCCGAAAGTGAGCAGGACGAAATCCTTGAGGAGGCCTTCTCAGGCGGATTTCTTCCAAATGGCGAGGAGGTTGAAATACTGGTCTGGGCATTTGCAAATCGTGGCGAGCAGGCACAAGCCATGCTGCAAAAATATTCGCGTGAGTTTTCCAACTTGCCACGGCACCTGAGCGACGCCGCCCTCCAACTCTTTAAGGAAATGAATCCTGACGCTGGGTTAGCCGCGCTTTCACTTGCTCGTGAGCTTTACCCGAATGATCCAGATGTCCTCGGCGTGACCGGTGTGATCGCCTTTCTTGGCGGCCGCGAGTTGGATGCCCGGCAATTCCTCGAGGAAGCGGAATCATGGAGGCAACATAGGCCTTTGGTCGATTTCTACCTCGGAGGGATTCTAATCCTTTCGGAATCCACTGCAGACCGTACTCGCGGTAAAAACCTCTTGATGCGCGTGGTAAATGGAGATGATCCAGAGTTCCGCGAATTGGCAGGACTTTCCCTTCTCGGAAATTCCGGTATTCCGATGATCCGCCAGGATGTGGAATCAGTTTTTGGACAGCTGTCTGAAGACTCTGTTTTCAGGGCTGGAAATTCCAATCTATCAGCTGAGGTCATCCGCATATTGCTCAACCGGATTGTCCCCTTTCTGCCAACCGAAGCCCTCGAACTGGCGGATCTCTTGATGGAATATCCGGGCAGGACGGCTCAGGACCAACTGGGAATCATCCAGCTTGCACAATCCCTTGGAAACACCCAAAAGGCGGAAGATTACCTTCTCAGACTGGAGAAGGAAGATACATTTGCAGAGGGCTCCCCCGAATTTCTGCGCCTGGAAAGAGTCAAGGCCATCCAGTTGATCATGGAGCAACAGTTTGAGCAGGCATTGAAGGCCATTCAGACGATTGTTAAAACCCAGGATGATTCTCCCGAGCTGCAAAACATGTTCAAGACCGCAATGGCTTATGAGGTTCCACTGGAAATTGAACGTGAGTTGCTCCGGACCTACCTGGAAATACCTGTTTCGAATGTCCGCACTTCACTCAATGTCACGTCACGACTCATGGCAATTGATCCGCTTGGTGAAGACCAGTGGATTAGCTATGCAACAAAGAACCTGCTCCATCTGGACCCGATCCGGGTGGGTCAATGGCTTACCTCAATCGGTGCTTCCGAGAAAATAATTGATTACCTGGGCAGCAAGGAGGAAAAGACCTCGAATGAATATCTTCTTCTGGTCAATTCATACCTTGAGGTGGAAAACCCTGATGATGCACAGGCAGCGTTGGCACTTTCAGAAAACACAATCGACCCAGCCATCGTAGCTTACTTCCGGGCAAGAATCTACGACCAACAGGATAAGAAAGAGGAAGCGTTTAGTTACTGGAAAGATGCCTACCAATATGCGGTTAGAGGGAATACCTTCCCGCTCCTGAAAAACCTGGGAATCCTCGCCGGCAGACTGGATCAACCGGTCTCTGCATTGCAGGCCCTGTATACTGCCTTTTCCTCGGGTGTTCCGTTCAGTTCAGACGAGGCGGCAGAGCTTCTTAATCTTACCCTTGAATATGGCAACCTGTCGCAATCCATTGAGATCGCCAGCTATCTTGCTGAAGAAAATCCGGAGGAAAACGATTATGCCAATAACCTCGCTTACTTCAATTTCCTAGCAGAGAGGAATCTTGAGGATTCCATCGAGAAAATGCGCGTAATTGTCGAGGACAGCCCGGATGTTCCGGAGTACCGCCTCACCCTTGCACTGGGACTGCTCAAGGCGGGTCGGATCAATGAGGCGGACCGGTTGGTTCAGTCCACGGATGTGGATTGGAACAAAATGGGCACGAGGGGGAAAATGGTTTATGCAGTGGTACTGACTGCGACCGACAAACGGACTTTGGCCGAGGGATTGATCCAGAACATGAACCTCGAAGATTTGATTCCCGAGGAGAAGGCCCTTCTTGAAGCATTTTAA